The proteins below come from a single Ruegeria sp. THAF33 genomic window:
- the rplM gene encoding 50S ribosomal protein L13 produces MKTFSATPADIDKKWILIDAEGVVLGRLASIVAMRLRGKHKASFTPNMDMGDNVIVINADKIQMTGKKREENFYWHTGHPGGIKSRTKQQILEGAHPERVVTQAVKRMLPGNRLSRKQMTNLRVYAGAEHPHEAQAPEVLDVKSMNKKNTRS; encoded by the coding sequence ATGAAAACCTTTTCTGCAACACCTGCAGACATCGACAAGAAATGGATCCTGATCGACGCCGAGGGCGTTGTTCTGGGCCGTCTTGCGTCGATCGTCGCCATGCGTCTGCGTGGCAAGCACAAAGCGTCGTTCACCCCGAACATGGACATGGGCGACAACGTCATCGTGATCAACGCTGACAAAATCCAGATGACCGGCAAGAAGCGCGAAGAAAACTTCTACTGGCACACTGGCCACCCGGGCGGCATCAAGTCGCGCACCAAACAGCAGATCCTGGAAGGTGCTCACCCCGAGCGTGTCGTGACCCAGGCGGTCAAGCGCATGCTGCCGGGCAACCGCCTGTCGCGCAAGCAGATGACCAACCTGCGCGTTTATGCCGGTGCCGAGCATCCCCACGAGGCGCAAGCGCCCGAAGTTCTGGACGTCAAGTCCATGAACAAGAAAAACACCCGGAGCTAA
- a CDS encoding PaaI family thioesterase, translating into MALAMNRDELSQYLKEVFPQVHKDFVVEDLTEDTITMRLVVQEQHLRPGGTVSGPSMFGLADVSVYAMVLARKGRQSLAVTTNSSFDFLRKPEGGADMIAACRLLKLGKTLAVGDVLLYSEGSDLPVARATLTYSLPPAGSAAANFG; encoded by the coding sequence ATGGCTTTGGCAATGAATCGGGACGAACTGTCACAATACCTCAAAGAGGTGTTCCCGCAGGTGCACAAGGATTTCGTCGTCGAAGATTTGACCGAAGACACGATCACCATGCGCCTTGTGGTTCAGGAGCAGCATCTGCGGCCCGGGGGCACGGTATCGGGCCCGTCGATGTTCGGGCTTGCCGATGTCAGTGTCTATGCGATGGTTCTGGCACGAAAAGGGCGTCAGTCACTGGCCGTCACCACCAACAGTTCTTTTGATTTCCTGCGCAAGCCGGAAGGCGGCGCCGATATGATTGCGGCCTGTCGTTTGTTGAAGCTGGGAAAAACACTGGCCGTTGGGGATGTGCTTTTATACTCGGAAGGCAGTGATCTTCCGGTTGCGCGGGCAACGCTGACCTATTCCCTGCCGCCAGCAGGGTCCGCCGCCGCGAATTTCGGATAA
- a CDS encoding class I SAM-dependent methyltransferase has product MSDKFLDSTYNLDTPEDTETHYQNWAATYEEEVAEQGYATPGRVAAALWQFHPHPQTPILDFGCGTGLSGLALRAAGFEVIDGIDPTPKMLEEAEAKGVYRTLTGFDITKPAPLRRGTYSVITAIGVIGQGAAPPETFDQLMHALPKGGLLAFSLNDHALSDHKFTCRLTDWVDMGAARLLFREHGPHLPGINLNSDVYVIEKA; this is encoded by the coding sequence ATGAGCGACAAGTTCCTGGACAGCACCTACAATCTCGACACACCTGAAGACACTGAAACGCATTATCAGAACTGGGCCGCGACCTATGAAGAAGAGGTCGCGGAACAGGGATATGCAACCCCGGGACGGGTGGCCGCGGCTTTGTGGCAATTCCACCCTCACCCCCAAACGCCGATTCTGGACTTCGGCTGCGGAACGGGGCTTTCCGGTCTCGCCTTGCGGGCGGCGGGATTTGAGGTCATCGATGGCATCGACCCCACCCCCAAAATGCTGGAAGAGGCAGAGGCCAAGGGTGTTTACAGAACCCTGACCGGGTTTGACATCACCAAACCGGCCCCGCTCAGGCGCGGCACGTATTCGGTGATCACCGCCATCGGTGTCATCGGTCAGGGCGCGGCCCCGCCCGAGACATTCGACCAGTTGATGCACGCCTTGCCCAAAGGTGGGTTGCTGGCGTTTTCCCTGAACGACCATGCGCTGTCAGATCACAAATTCACCTGCCGACTGACGGATTGGGTCGACATGGGTGCCGCACGTTTGCTATTTCGTGAACACGGGCCGCACTTGCCCGGCATCAACCTTAACTCTGACGTGTATGTTATAGAAAAAGCGTGA
- the rpsI gene encoding 30S ribosomal protein S9 — translation MADQINTLEELSAVAGVETVAEEVIVREPVRDELGRSYATGKRKDAVARVWIKPGSGKVTVNGKDQDVYFARPVLQLILRQPFQVAGVEGEFDVVATVKGGGLTGQAGAVKHGISKALQLYDPNLRGALKAAGFLTRDSRVVERKKFGKRKARRSFQFSKR, via the coding sequence ATGGCTGATCAGATCAATACTCTCGAAGAGCTGAGCGCCGTCGCAGGCGTTGAAACCGTGGCCGAAGAAGTCATCGTGCGTGAACCCGTACGTGACGAGCTGGGCCGTTCCTATGCCACCGGCAAGCGTAAAGACGCTGTTGCCCGCGTTTGGATCAAGCCGGGTTCCGGCAAGGTCACCGTGAACGGCAAGGATCAGGACGTCTATTTTGCACGCCCCGTTCTGCAACTGATCCTGCGCCAGCCGTTTCAGGTTGCTGGTGTAGAAGGCGAGTTCGACGTTGTCGCCACGGTCAAAGGCGGTGGCCTGACCGGTCAGGCCGGTGCGGTCAAGCACGGCATCTCGAAGGCGCTGCAACTGTACGATCCCAACCTGCGCGGCGCTTTGAAAGCTGCTGGCTTCCTGACCCGCGACAGCCGCGTTGTGGAACGTAAGAAATTCGGTAAGCGCAAAGCCCGCCGTTCGTTCCAGTTCTCCAAGCGTTAA
- a CDS encoding nuclear transport factor 2 family protein produces MQELMRTIENYGAAWQEESAEKRLALLTRCFAENGRYVDPTADVSGREQLSAHIGEVLLTSNGRVEITSSPVSHHDVVHFKWHMVAPDGEIMVAGHDFIRLDEDGKIAHLAGFFGDPPPLS; encoded by the coding sequence ATGCAGGAATTGATGCGCACGATTGAAAACTATGGCGCGGCCTGGCAGGAAGAGTCCGCCGAAAAACGGCTTGCGCTTCTGACCCGGTGCTTTGCGGAAAACGGTCGTTACGTGGATCCGACAGCCGATGTTTCAGGCCGAGAGCAGTTGAGTGCACATATCGGCGAAGTCCTTTTGACTTCGAATGGGCGTGTCGAAATCACCAGCAGTCCTGTGTCGCACCATGATGTCGTCCACTTCAAGTGGCATATGGTGGCCCCCGACGGCGAAATCATGGTGGCCGGGCATGATTTCATTCGATTGGACGAGGACGGAAAAATTGCCCATCTGGCCGGATTCTTTGGCGACCCGCCGCCGCTGAGTTGA
- a CDS encoding PLP-dependent aminotransferase family protein, producing the protein MDTIWPEALPKSKGPKYTLVADAIRKAIGDKKLDVGAKLPPVRELAYRLQITPGTVARAYTILTDEGLLHAEVGRGTFVAPPKSPILDDVWARQLHLREDKYNANVSLFSPRLPDAGQVALIRECLQKVSQADPGLFLNYPTRDAYIPMRQSVVDWLSDLPLGPLTHDDIVLTHGGQNGLCLVFQTILRGPKPIVLVEDLSYAGFRRAGELMRAEVIGVKMDKWGIDPASMEHVLRQTNAQAVCVSPEVQNPTGIHTPLARRKEVVDVARRFDLQIVEDDCYRMGEAREPSYRALAPERGWHVSSISKILTPALRVGFAIAPKDRSVDLRRSAEYGYFGLAQPLAELTRLLLSDPRTRQIAQDVRKRMGDYVRITVNALGGFDLNWASDVPFVWLNLPSGWRSAAFSRAAEREGIQLRSADEFALRDGRAPNAVRIAMNGHVSLERFEDAMLRLRALLDNPPEQISV; encoded by the coding sequence ATGGATACAATTTGGCCGGAGGCTCTGCCAAAATCCAAGGGTCCGAAATACACATTGGTTGCTGACGCAATAAGAAAAGCCATTGGTGACAAGAAATTAGATGTTGGCGCCAAGCTTCCGCCGGTTCGTGAACTGGCGTATCGCCTGCAAATCACACCTGGTACAGTCGCACGTGCCTATACGATCCTGACTGACGAAGGCTTGCTCCACGCCGAGGTTGGGCGTGGTACATTTGTGGCCCCGCCGAAATCACCGATTCTAGATGATGTCTGGGCCAGGCAACTGCATCTGAGGGAAGACAAGTACAACGCCAATGTCAGCCTGTTCAGCCCGCGTTTGCCGGATGCGGGGCAGGTCGCGCTTATCCGGGAATGCCTGCAAAAGGTTTCGCAAGCTGATCCCGGGCTATTTCTGAATTACCCCACGCGGGACGCGTATATACCCATGAGGCAATCGGTCGTGGATTGGCTGTCGGATCTGCCGCTGGGCCCGCTGACCCATGACGACATCGTCTTGACCCATGGCGGGCAGAACGGATTGTGTCTGGTGTTCCAGACCATCCTGCGCGGACCCAAACCAATCGTGTTGGTTGAAGACCTCTCTTACGCCGGGTTCCGTCGGGCCGGAGAGTTGATGCGCGCCGAAGTCATTGGCGTCAAGATGGACAAATGGGGCATCGATCCGGCGTCGATGGAGCATGTTTTGCGGCAAACCAATGCTCAGGCCGTTTGCGTCTCGCCAGAAGTTCAGAACCCCACCGGCATCCACACGCCGCTGGCACGCAGGAAAGAGGTCGTGGACGTCGCCCGGCGCTTCGACCTTCAGATCGTGGAAGACGATTGCTATCGCATGGGGGAGGCGCGCGAACCCAGTTATCGCGCGCTTGCACCCGAGCGGGGCTGGCACGTGTCGTCCATTTCAAAGATACTCACACCGGCTTTGCGCGTGGGCTTTGCCATTGCCCCAAAGGATCGCAGCGTCGATCTGCGCCGATCGGCCGAATATGGGTATTTTGGCCTGGCTCAACCCTTGGCCGAACTTACCCGGTTGCTGCTGTCGGATCCGCGTACCCGCCAGATTGCACAGGATGTTCGCAAACGGATGGGCGATTATGTTCGGATCACCGTCAATGCGCTGGGTGGTTTCGATCTGAACTGGGCATCGGATGTGCCTTTCGTCTGGCTGAACCTGCCATCGGGGTGGCGGTCTGCCGCGTTCAGCCGCGCGGCAGAGCGGGAAGGCATTCAACTCAGATCAGCGGATGAGTTCGCCCTGCGCGACGGGCGCGCCCCAAACGCCGTACGTATCGCAATGAATGGCCACGTTTCGTTGGAACGGTTCGAGGACGCAATGCTGAGGTTGCGCGCTTTGCTGGACAATCCGCCTGAACAGATCAGCGTCTAG
- a CDS encoding DUF1127 domain-containing protein, translating into MTRTMHTPALLLLNDSPRLPLLAALAVRFAAAVTQWERRRRSRVNLSYLDDRLLQDVGLTRHQAGRETKRFFWQP; encoded by the coding sequence ATGACACGCACAATGCACACCCCCGCCCTTCTGCTGCTGAACGACAGCCCACGGCTGCCTCTGCTCGCGGCTCTGGCCGTGCGGTTTGCGGCGGCGGTCACTCAATGGGAACGCCGTCGCCGCAGTCGCGTCAATCTGAGCTATCTGGATGACCGTCTGCTTCAGGACGTCGGGCTGACCCGCCATCAGGCTGGCCGGGAAACAAAGCGCTTTTTCTGGCAGCCCTGA
- a CDS encoding ABC transporter substrate-binding protein: MKKSFKWLAAATALTASASIGWAQTQGVTDDEIVIGSVNDLSGIFAAVGVPATKGANVVFDRVNEAGGIHGRKIRYVVEDNGYQMPRAMQGYNKLLNRDKVFAMLQSLGTPMNMAGFKLLDPKGIPNVAPLTAARQMLQEPMRNKFTSFSTYYDQARVGVKYLAGEFGSKTVCTMYLPTDFGEEILEGSKAGAEEAGIAFGSETTHKPDETDFVGSLSKLKEEGCDIVTMALGVRQAITVVGTAKKMGLTDMKFLGTSASFLTVVAQVPGGVTDGFYAAASWQDLWARADQPAPAAFIEEYKAATGEDPVGFAMLGYSAAEMMVKALEAAGPDLTHDSFIEAMESLDYQDDLVGNHITYGPDDHQGADTVFVNVVENGAWKLVYEE, from the coding sequence ATGAAGAAGTCATTCAAATGGCTGGCCGCCGCCACGGCGTTGACCGCCTCGGCAAGCATCGGTTGGGCTCAGACGCAGGGCGTGACGGATGATGAGATTGTCATCGGGTCCGTCAACGACCTGAGCGGCATTTTTGCCGCGGTGGGTGTCCCGGCGACCAAAGGTGCCAACGTGGTATTCGACCGGGTGAACGAAGCCGGTGGCATACACGGGCGCAAAATCCGCTATGTGGTCGAGGACAACGGATACCAGATGCCGCGTGCGATGCAGGGCTACAACAAACTGCTGAACCGCGACAAGGTGTTCGCCATGCTGCAATCGCTTGGCACGCCGATGAACATGGCTGGGTTCAAGTTGTTGGATCCCAAGGGCATTCCCAACGTGGCACCTCTGACCGCTGCGCGTCAGATGTTGCAGGAACCGATGCGAAACAAGTTCACGTCTTTCTCGACCTACTATGATCAGGCGCGTGTCGGTGTGAAATATCTGGCCGGCGAATTTGGATCAAAGACGGTTTGCACCATGTATCTGCCGACAGATTTCGGCGAGGAAATTCTTGAAGGCAGCAAGGCCGGCGCCGAAGAAGCCGGGATCGCTTTTGGATCTGAAACGACCCACAAGCCGGATGAGACGGATTTTGTCGGGTCGCTCAGCAAGCTCAAGGAAGAAGGCTGCGATATCGTCACCATGGCGCTTGGCGTGCGACAAGCGATCACCGTAGTTGGCACCGCCAAGAAGATGGGCCTGACGGACATGAAGTTCCTGGGCACTTCGGCCAGTTTCCTGACTGTCGTGGCGCAGGTTCCCGGTGGGGTGACTGACGGGTTCTATGCAGCAGCCTCGTGGCAGGATCTTTGGGCGCGTGCGGATCAACCTGCCCCGGCGGCATTTATCGAAGAATACAAGGCCGCGACTGGCGAAGATCCGGTTGGATTTGCCATGTTGGGCTATTCCGCTGCCGAAATGATGGTCAAGGCGCTTGAGGCCGCGGGCCCTGACCTGACCCATGACAGCTTTATCGAAGCGATGGAGTCACTGGATTATCAGGATGACCTGGTCGGCAACCACATTACCTATGGCCCGGATGATCACCAGGGGGCGGATACGGTTTTCGTCAATGTCGTTGAAAACGGCGCGTGGAAACTGGTTTACGAAGAATAA
- the trmFO gene encoding methylenetetrahydrofolate--tRNA-(uracil(54)-C(5))-methyltransferase (FADH(2)-oxidizing) TrmFO, which yields MTQVLHIVGGGMAGSEATWQAAEMGVEVIIHEMRPTVGTFAHQTGNLAEMVCSNSFRSDDDEQNAVGLLHWEMRAANGLIMRTADAHRLPAGGALAVDRDPFAETVTAKLRAHPRVSVTDQEVTSLPDDGHWIFATGPLTSPALGEAIRAETGSDALAFFDAIAPIVYADSIDMSKAWMQSRYDKGETEEERTAYLNCPMDRDQYEAFIDALLAADKTEFHEGETAGYFDGCLPIEVMAERGRETLRHGPMKPVGLTNPHAPDVKPHAVVQLRRDNALGTLFNIVGFQTKMKYGAQTDVFRMIPGLENASFARLGGIHRNTFINSPTLLDAQMRLKSKPNIRFAGQITGVEGYVESAAMGLLAGRMAAAEIQGRDLPEVPKDSAMGALIHHITGGAEAKTFQPMNVNFGLFRPVDGLKGGRRGRKDRYKAYTDRAKTEWQTWLDQC from the coding sequence ATGACACAAGTTTTGCATATCGTCGGCGGTGGAATGGCCGGGTCCGAAGCGACCTGGCAAGCCGCTGAAATGGGCGTTGAAGTGATCATTCATGAAATGCGCCCCACCGTTGGCACCTTCGCACATCAGACAGGAAACCTGGCGGAAATGGTGTGTTCGAACTCGTTCCGATCGGATGATGATGAACAGAATGCCGTCGGTCTGCTGCACTGGGAAATGCGGGCAGCCAATGGGCTGATCATGAGAACAGCCGACGCACACAGGCTTCCTGCCGGGGGGGCTCTGGCCGTGGATCGCGACCCGTTTGCCGAAACGGTCACCGCGAAACTCCGCGCCCACCCACGCGTGAGCGTCACCGATCAGGAAGTCACCTCGCTGCCTGATGACGGCCATTGGATATTTGCGACCGGCCCGTTGACCTCACCCGCATTGGGAGAAGCCATCCGGGCGGAAACGGGATCGGACGCGCTGGCCTTCTTCGATGCAATCGCACCCATTGTCTATGCCGACAGCATCGACATGAGCAAAGCGTGGATGCAATCCCGGTATGACAAAGGCGAGACCGAGGAAGAACGCACGGCTTACCTGAACTGCCCGATGGACCGTGATCAGTACGAGGCTTTCATCGACGCCCTTCTGGCAGCGGACAAAACCGAGTTTCACGAAGGTGAGACCGCAGGCTATTTTGATGGCTGCCTTCCCATTGAAGTCATGGCCGAACGCGGGCGCGAAACCTTGCGCCACGGTCCGATGAAGCCTGTTGGGCTGACAAACCCCCATGCGCCTGACGTCAAACCCCATGCCGTGGTTCAGTTGCGGCGCGATAACGCGTTGGGCACATTGTTCAACATCGTGGGGTTTCAGACCAAGATGAAATACGGCGCCCAGACCGACGTGTTCCGCATGATCCCCGGCTTGGAAAACGCCAGCTTTGCCCGGCTGGGCGGCATCCACCGCAACACGTTCATCAACTCTCCTACCCTGCTCGATGCACAGATGCGCTTGAAATCCAAGCCCAACATCCGCTTTGCCGGGCAGATTACGGGCGTCGAAGGCTATGTTGAAAGCGCCGCGATGGGATTGCTTGCCGGTCGCATGGCCGCCGCCGAAATACAGGGTCGTGATTTGCCCGAAGTGCCCAAAGACAGTGCAATGGGTGCGTTGATCCATCACATTACCGGCGGGGCCGAAGCCAAGACGTTTCAGCCGATGAACGTAAACTTTGGCCTGTTTCGCCCCGTGGACGGCCTGAAAGGCGGGCGGCGCGGCCGGAAAGACCGGTACAAGGCCTATACCGATCGTGCCAAGACTGAATGGCAAACCTGGTTGGATCAATGCTGA
- a CDS encoding ABC transporter ATP-binding protein yields the protein MSAPILKIRNVESFYGPIMAIRGVSLDVHEGTIVSILGANGAGKTTLMKTVSGVMDPEKGTITFDGDDIQGAEPHTVVQRGIVHVPEGREVFPLLTVDENLSLGAYTRTDKVQIDQDRELVFSYFPVLKDRRTQEAGTLSGGQQQMLAIGRGLMARPRIMLLDEPSLGLSPLLVQEIFAILKRLNEEQHMTMLLVEQNANAALRLAHHGYVMEVGRIVMDGAADTLLKSEDIQNFYLGVQEEGARESRRWKRKKTWR from the coding sequence ATGAGCGCGCCAATCCTGAAAATCCGAAATGTCGAAAGCTTTTATGGCCCGATCATGGCCATTCGCGGTGTTTCGCTGGACGTTCACGAAGGTACGATTGTTTCGATCCTTGGCGCAAACGGTGCCGGCAAGACGACGTTGATGAAAACCGTCTCGGGGGTGATGGACCCGGAAAAAGGCACGATCACCTTTGATGGAGACGACATTCAGGGGGCCGAGCCGCATACCGTCGTCCAGCGCGGGATCGTGCATGTACCCGAAGGGCGCGAGGTGTTTCCTCTGCTCACCGTCGATGAAAACCTGAGCCTCGGCGCGTATACCCGAACGGACAAAGTGCAGATCGACCAGGATCGCGAGCTTGTTTTCAGTTACTTTCCCGTTCTGAAAGATCGTCGCACGCAAGAGGCCGGCACCCTTTCGGGCGGGCAGCAACAAATGCTGGCAATCGGACGGGGGCTGATGGCCCGTCCCCGCATCATGCTGCTGGATGAGCCGTCGCTGGGTCTGTCACCGCTTTTGGTGCAGGAAATATTCGCCATTCTGAAACGTCTGAACGAAGAACAGCATATGACGATGCTGCTGGTCGAACAGAACGCCAATGCGGCGTTGCGGCTGGCGCATCATGGATACGTGATGGAGGTAGGCCGCATCGTCATGGACGGCGCTGCGGATACGTTGCTGAAATCCGAAGACATCCAGAACTTCTATCTTGGCGTGCAGGAAGAAGGCGCACGCGAAAGCCGCCGGTGGAAACGCAAGAAGACGTGGAGGTAA
- a CDS encoding enoyl-CoA hydratase — protein sequence MAILERYDTGAVARLTLNAPDRLNALSDEMLAALQAELDALRDDGSIRAVVLSGSGKAFCAGHDLKQMTAGRQSEDGGKAYFQDLFSRCARMMMSIQSLPQPVIAQVHGIATAAGCQLVATCDMAVAAEGTRFGVNGVNIGLFCSTPMVALSRNIPRKQAFEMLTTGEFISAERAAELGLVNRVVPEALLEQEANGLAELVASKLGVAVKIGKEAFYQQLQMPLDQAYAYTGDAMAQNMLYRDTEEGISAFIEKRPPNWTQ from the coding sequence ATGGCAATTCTGGAACGTTACGACACGGGCGCGGTGGCACGGCTGACACTGAACGCCCCGGACCGGCTGAACGCACTAAGTGATGAGATGCTGGCTGCGCTGCAAGCCGAACTTGATGCGCTGCGCGACGACGGCTCGATCCGGGCCGTGGTCCTGTCAGGGTCGGGAAAGGCGTTTTGCGCCGGGCATGACCTGAAGCAGATGACGGCCGGACGCCAATCCGAAGATGGCGGCAAGGCCTACTTTCAGGATCTCTTTTCCCGTTGCGCCCGGATGATGATGTCGATCCAGTCCCTGCCGCAACCCGTTATCGCGCAAGTCCATGGCATTGCGACCGCCGCCGGGTGTCAGCTGGTTGCAACCTGCGACATGGCAGTGGCGGCGGAAGGAACACGGTTTGGTGTAAACGGGGTCAATATCGGCCTGTTCTGTTCCACGCCGATGGTGGCTCTCAGCCGCAACATCCCCAGAAAGCAGGCCTTTGAAATGCTGACCACCGGCGAATTCATTTCAGCAGAGCGCGCCGCCGAATTGGGGCTGGTAAATCGCGTCGTTCCAGAAGCGCTGCTGGAACAAGAAGCCAACGGGCTTGCGGAACTGGTCGCATCCAAGCTTGGCGTGGCCGTGAAGATCGGCAAAGAAGCGTTCTATCAACAACTGCAAATGCCTTTGGACCAGGCTTATGCCTATACCGGAGACGCAATGGCGCAGAATATGTTGTACCGCGATACAGAAGAAGGCATTTCCGCCTTTATTGAAAAGCGCCCCCCGAATTGGACCCAATGA
- a CDS encoding long-chain fatty acid--CoA ligase: MDATPLALQVKINGVELNATPGQRPLRVDGCTTISMLFQHRCAELGDRTAHREKDLGIWKSYSWADYWQHAKWIGLALRKLGLERGDVVSILSEDRKEWMWFDMGIQCVGGISSGVYTTDSANQLQYLVNNSGSKFLIVEDEEHLDKFLEVENQVPDLIKVIILEDEGLHDLTHPRCMMIDDLYALGQQAEQEDPGRFEAEIALAKPQDTALLVYTSGTTGQPKGAMLSHENILAGIEAGAWTLPTQSSDEQLCFLPLCHILERDVSVYFPLAARCTVNFAENPETVFANLQEVSPSTFTAVPRVWEKIYAHVQILAQDATPLGRMAYGLALKAGARRADYVSSGKPVPAAIAARFWFWDQLVLKNLRRMLGLDKLRRGGTGAAPISADLLKWYWAIGVPIVEGFGMTETSGLATLNTVESNKIGTIGKVVPGCDIRISDEGEIQLKGMNIFQGYWRNNAKTAESFTADGWLRTGDMGRIDKDGYVTITGRLKDIIITAGGKNITPAEIESRLKFSHYISDAVIIGDRRKYLTALIMIDQENVEKYAQDQKIPFSNFASLCAAAEVKELIGAEVAAVNKEFARVEQIKDFRLIDVLLTAEDDELTATMKLKRGLVEKKHGHLIEDMYT, encoded by the coding sequence ATGGATGCCACGCCCCTCGCCTTGCAGGTCAAGATCAACGGCGTTGAACTGAATGCAACCCCCGGACAACGCCCGTTGCGCGTGGATGGGTGCACCACCATCAGCATGCTGTTTCAACACCGTTGCGCGGAACTGGGGGATCGTACAGCCCATCGCGAAAAGGATTTAGGCATCTGGAAGTCATATTCCTGGGCCGACTACTGGCAGCACGCCAAGTGGATCGGGCTTGCCCTGCGCAAGCTGGGCCTGGAACGCGGCGACGTTGTTTCGATCCTGTCCGAGGACCGCAAGGAATGGATGTGGTTCGATATGGGTATTCAGTGCGTCGGGGGTATTTCTTCTGGCGTCTACACGACGGATTCGGCCAATCAACTGCAATATCTGGTCAACAACAGTGGCAGCAAGTTCCTCATCGTCGAGGACGAAGAGCATCTGGACAAGTTTCTGGAAGTCGAAAATCAAGTTCCGGATCTGATCAAGGTGATCATTCTGGAAGACGAAGGCTTGCATGACCTGACCCATCCGCGCTGCATGATGATCGACGATCTTTACGCTTTGGGCCAGCAGGCCGAACAGGAAGATCCGGGACGGTTCGAAGCCGAAATCGCATTGGCCAAACCTCAGGATACAGCTTTGCTGGTTTATACATCCGGCACCACCGGCCAGCCCAAGGGTGCGATGTTGAGCCATGAAAACATCCTGGCCGGCATCGAGGCCGGTGCCTGGACATTGCCGACGCAGTCCAGTGACGAACAACTGTGTTTCCTGCCCCTCTGCCATATCTTGGAACGCGACGTATCCGTCTATTTCCCGCTGGCCGCCCGCTGCACCGTGAATTTCGCGGAAAACCCCGAGACGGTCTTTGCAAATCTGCAAGAGGTCTCGCCTTCGACCTTCACGGCGGTGCCGAGAGTTTGGGAAAAGATCTATGCGCATGTGCAAATCCTGGCGCAGGATGCAACGCCGTTGGGTCGAATGGCATACGGTCTTGCCCTGAAGGCCGGCGCACGGCGGGCCGATTACGTGAGTTCAGGAAAACCCGTTCCCGCCGCCATCGCAGCCCGGTTCTGGTTTTGGGATCAGTTGGTTCTGAAGAATTTGCGCCGGATGCTCGGTTTGGACAAACTGCGCCGGGGTGGCACGGGTGCTGCGCCTATTTCGGCGGATTTGTTGAAATGGTACTGGGCCATCGGCGTGCCGATCGTCGAGGGCTTCGGCATGACCGAAACGTCCGGCCTTGCCACACTCAACACCGTGGAAAGCAACAAGATCGGAACCATCGGCAAGGTCGTCCCGGGGTGCGACATCCGCATCTCGGATGAAGGTGAAATTCAACTCAAAGGCATGAACATCTTTCAGGGCTATTGGCGCAACAACGCAAAGACGGCGGAAAGTTTTACTGCCGATGGCTGGCTGCGCACCGGCGATATGGGACGTATCGACAAGGACGGGTACGTTACCATCACCGGCAGGTTGAAAGACATCATCATCACCGCCGGTGGCAAGAACATAACCCCGGCCGAAATCGAAAGCCGGCTGAAGTTCAGCCATTACATCTCGGACGCGGTGATCATCGGCGACCGGCGCAAATACCTCACGGCGCTGATCATGATCGATCAGGAAAATGTCGAAAAATATGCGCAAGACCAGAAAATCCCTTTCTCGAACTTTGCCTCGCTTTGCGCCGCGGCCGAAGTCAAGGAGCTGATCGGCGCCGAAGTGGCCGCGGTGAACAAGGAATTCGCACGGGTCGAGCAGATCAAGGATTTTCGCCTGATCGACGTTCTGCTGACCGCCGAGGATGACGAGCTTACCGCCACAATGAAGCTGAAACGCGGCCTGGTCGAAAAGAAACACGGACATCTGATTGAAGACATGTACACTTAG